In Sesamum indicum cultivar Zhongzhi No. 13 linkage group LG8, S_indicum_v1.0, whole genome shotgun sequence, the sequence AGTTGGATAACTTAATCCCACCTCCCattctcttattttcttttttctaaatcaCTCCCTTTTTTATAAAGATATGTACaatcaaatcaagaatataCTATCCCTGGATATATACTCccaattcttgttttttctcttCACATCAAACCATTTTGGTATCTTAATTTGTTGTATCCCCCATTTCCCCATTCTAATAAATTCTCCATACCCACCTCAATCCATGCctgtatgtataaataatttctttattatatatattattttattttaaatgttctagtcatatcataaaattatatatattattagaattaaataaaattaaataaatattaggataaaattagcaaaagaatttcaaaaataagcAGATGCTGCATGAGAACTgagatatttcaaaaatttacatgtaattacaccgtATTTCATGacagaaaagtataattatccctaaaatttttaattggagTGGTAGTAGAGcattaaatcaagaaataagtGCAATAATGAGGATGAGCAATTCCCCGCCTGACTCTAACAAACTCCCTTTGGCTGATATAATGTGAAGAATTAATTGCTGCTTCCAGTACCAGCGTTGTACTACTAAATCACAACCCTAACCCACTTCTTCTTGTCCTCAAGTGATTAAGGTTTTAAATTGCACGTTGTCACACCTATGTTGTGTGTGGGTTCGactttttgtcaaaatatttatacgaTTCTACGTACGTTTTAATGTATCTGTTTATTGACTCTCAAATGGATAGACATTGTTTTTTTACGACagtaaattagtaataaagaCCCTAACCAATACGGAATGGTGCACACACTGATTTATGGGTGTTGCCCGTACTTTTCCATTTATgtaaccaaaataaataaataaataattcagaaCCCCCTAATGTCTTGGACCAAGGACAGtttagtaatttcaaaattaaaaacatgtACTTCACGCAGCTTGGATAGTACTCTagctaaaatttttatactatttcaTGTTTTCctccacatatatattgtgattatgaaatttttgtcaagtatatatatatatatatatatatatatgtaatataatataagataagataagatattaattagtaatagaATATCGTGACTTACATGCATGTGCCaaatgtatttgaaaaaataaaaatattcaaatatttaatttttttaactacgTTTTTCCCTACGTACATAATTTATGTTCGAGAAAAAAGTCAAATTTATGTCCTCTACGTACTTTACTCATCTCGACCGTATGTATGTCTTCTACGTACTTTACTCATCTTGACGGTAGGTCATATTAGTATGCAAACAGAAGATCGTATATAAGTGGTGGAAATACAGGAATTATACCGTATATGTGAAGAACCAATTATGACCTAAAATACACACGTGCACTAATCATGATTCTAGAGTGCATTTTAATTCattcctaaaatataaaaaaataaatgatatagcaaaaatcatataaatacaattttgtttagaaaaaataaacttacatatatagagtattatatatatatgtagaaaaatatacattttcacaagcttatattatttcacataaatatttttttgttctcgTCGTCgttcaaattcttgatttgaCAAAGATCTAGCAAATTAAGAGTGAAAAAGACCAAAACAACCCCTCcccataaaaacaaaattcctATTTAAAGTGAAGATTCGTGTGTTTCTTATTTGGATTTGGGGTCGGGTCTAACCTGATTCGACCAGACGTGGAGACCCAACTTTTGAGATGTTGATCTGTCTGACATCCAATAACTTAGAATTAGGCCATGTGGACCAGATAAGTGGGCAGATCCGGTCCTATAAATATATCCAACAacttcattaaatatttatttctgatCTCACGAACTGATTTTAAACATCGCAGGGTTTTAGTTGGAGATTTCCCATCATATTTAATGATCTCTTTCTCTTCTGAAGTTCCCAACTACCCGATCAGGATACCCTACCTGAATGTCCGACCCGAATCATGATCTAAACCTATTTATCAATTACAagaattatgaataaaaaataaaagcaaataaatatgatgataaattcaaaaaagtaaattctacgaaaataaaaacaaaagctcttttgagaaaaaagaaatgtgcAGAAAGCTTGCATTCCAAGAGGACATGATGATCATTCTATTCTCATCACATgcacattatttatttattcttttttttataagagaaaaataaaagtgaaaaattgaagaaaaatgatgaatggTTGTTCATGTTGAGTAAGTCTGTATGGAGAAGAAATAAGGTAACAGGCTGTGTCTCCTATTTTCACCTAAAACACCTGCACATATGCTTCCCTATGCTGCATTTCTGTCCTTGCATTAATATACTCTtcattgtgtgtgtgtgtgtatatatatatatatgcaggcAAAATTACAAACTTAGTCCCATAATTTTGAGTCATTCTATACTTGATCCCACATGTTttgagattttaaaattaacaccatatttgttaaaaattgtaatttttttggactctttttgcaatttttaacAAAACGTGCAGTTTTATTGTAAATCCCGATTCCCGTAAAGTGTGGggtaaaatatgaaataatccTAAAATGTGGgactaattttgtaattttatctatatatgcataatgATTTGCTTCAAACAAtggatatataaataaatggattcaccaattattcttttatttatagtttgaaaattatgttgCTAAAATGATTCATCACAAGCCTTTAGTTATATATCATGTATTCCATAgcaatatttctatatttttaaaacattaaggTCTCGTTTGGCTGGGTTGATTATACAGGATATAATTCAGTACTATCTACTCTACATTAcagtaatttatttagttggtGTGTATTCAGATCGTGATACTGAAATATCGAACATAGTATGTACGGATGATTGTGTATTCCATCTCTTAAATTACGGGATGGGTACACAATTACGTACGCTTGTGTATATAAGTGGGAGCGAAAcgtattttaactttttcttaatattatataatcaattatgcaacAAATAAACCTAAACAAGCAAGAGTTTGAATGTCCAACCAAACACAGAATAACACATCATAAATAAAACTTCCTCATCATGCATTGTCCTATTCCACACATGACCCCATCATGCAATATAATCTTATCACCCCCAATATCTAAATGgttaacacacacacacacacacacgtcCACTAGTaataaattacctcaaaaaggacgaaatattaatttggtcttgcattaaaataaattaaataagtcaTGTGGAAAATGGTAGTAGACAtaggtaattaattttgatttgtaaaaataattaaaaatatatataattaatgaggacacgagatatatatatatatatatatatatgcattggTCAATGTTAGTATTTATGTGGGTAGTTTTGCATTAATTATAGGTGTAACTATATCATGAGTGACATAATGACACACACTTAAAGCTTTGCATGTTCAAGATTTTGCACTCCCCATTTCctactttttctatatatttatatataaaaaaaagattttctatatttataaacgAACGTCAGcgttgtattaatttttaaacataatAGTTACATCTCTAAttagataagtttaaaaatcaattgtaattatttattttttttcacaaaaggGGCTCGACGTCGTTTTAACACTACTACaacaatgtttttttttatttctttttctaaaaaaatgtgttttgtttatactttaaaatatgaaagattatatattatatgcacgtaagGATGATATGCcacaaaagattaaatttaGGAATATATTCATCTCCACCCTCTAATTAACTTGTGctctatttatacaaaccatTCATACGtacctttaaaaaaattatatatacactcaTTAAAAAACGTCGATATCATTTATACGAAtcactcatattttttaaaaaattacacctaCAATACTCTAAGAAACGTCAACCTCCGTGTGTTTTTTTGCTGATATGGATAATTTCTGTAACTACAGAAAATGAGGTTAGATATGGAGTAGGgatgtaaatattaaaaagtgtTGGGAAATTGATGCAAGTACTAAGTAATGAGCCTAAAAATGCAAAGtgtaagaagaaagaaaagaggggTAAGAGGTTTGGTGTGTCCAAACATAGTAAGTAGTTTAGTTGAAGCTTATTAGCatgattatgtatatatagtttttgtCTCCCTTTACACGGGTTTTTGAGTTCTTTCTTTAACTCAtcttttactaaaattaatgttGAACCTCAtttcttttcaagaatttcaatgTGGGACAACATTTCTCATCTCTCTCTTGCACACACAATTACAAGCAGTGCATCTACCTTTGTCCTTCTCCACTCTCTGACACCACtgcctccctctctctctctctctctctctatatggCGTAAACTTGATGCCTGTGTAGTAGTGCAAGCAAAGCAAGCACACCTCTCCCCCCACTTTAATTTCTTCCCTCCCTAAACACACTGAATTCCTCTTTGTCTctaaggaaaaacaaaaaagaaaaaaaaaattgctttttcttttcatctctctctctcaacccTTTAATCTTTGAGCTCTCACTACTGCTATAAGCTCATGTTTAGTGCTTCATTCACTCCCCAAACCAGAATGCAAAACTCTCTCCTTTagcccttctctctctctctctagaccTTCTTCTTCATCACCCCAATTGTTAcactttttttaagaaaacaaattccAGACAGCTCCATTTTCTCGGTGTAAGCAAATGAACCCTTCTCATTTACATCTTGTGTTTTGGGATTGAAGTGGTTTTAACTTGAGCAGGAACCTGAGTTACAGTAGTAGTAGTGGTAGTGTTTCAAGAATTAAACCTACCTCTGATTTACTAcacatgatgatgatgatgatgatatatatgatGTCTTTCTTCCcacttttctctttctttttccttgtttcTTTCCAGTGCTAATGTTTACTTTCTCCATTGTTGTCTACCTCTGTTGCAACAACCATATGCTAACCTTTGACATTACTGTCTTCTCTTTCAGGCAAAACACACTTAAAGAAACTGTGTGAGTTCTGATACTACTACCCCTTCTCTCCAAGAGTGAGTAGTTTCCTTTTCAAGAAACATGGATAGACAAGTGTTGTTGAAAGAGAAAGACAGGTTCagtatttgctcattttgaACTCAAATGttgtttcttgtaattttggttTCCATCTTTAATTCTGTCCTAATTCAGACTACAAAtgaggggtgtgtgtgtgtgtgtcaagTGTTTTTTGtagtattatatgtttgttTCATAAAGAGCGGACAAttattataagataattacaaaagaCACAGCACCTTGCttggaaataaaagaaaacatatcaAATCTTAAGTCAGCCcatcacttttaatttaatcatattttttagtcCCTCTAATCCCCATCCTGTCTTGTTCCTCCTTTTGGTCTCCAAacaagaaacacacacacactggaAACAGAAAGTGTGTGAGAATTAATGGAACTTCCAAGTCATCAAGAAGGTGATGAGATGCCAATCCCACTGAACAGCATGATCCATCATCATGGGCATGGTCACATGATCCATCATCATGATCCTGCATCCCACATCATCCCTTCTTCAGGAGGAGGTCCTCCTCATCAAATCCCTTCAAATGGGCCCCCCATATCTCATGATCATGAACACGACCATGACCATGACCACGAACATCTCCCATTCAAGAAGATGGTGAGGTACAGGGAATGCCTCAAGAACCATGCAGCATCCATGGGCGGGAATGCCACTGATGGATGTGGTGAGTTCATGCCCAGTGGTGAAGAAGGCACATTGGAAGCCCTCACATGCTCAGCCTGCAACTGCCATAGAAACTTCCACAGGAAAGAAGTTGAAGGTGAGCCCTCTTCCTGTGATGGCTGCTACCCAAATCCAAGAATGGGGAGGAAGCTCTTCATGGGCGGCCATCACAATGCATTAGCataccatcatcatcatcatcatggtGCACCATTGATTTCTTCAAGACCAGTCCCACCCCATCAGATGATCATGTCTTACAACATGGCCGGCTCTCTTCCCTCCGAGTCAGACGAGCACGAGGACGGCggcggcggtggtggtggggtGGTGGTGAGGCCAACTCCGGTGGTGAAGAAGAGGTTCAGAACAAAATTCACTCAGGAGCAAAAGGAGAAAATGCTGAGCTTTGCTGAGAAAGTTGGGTGGAAAATACAAAAGCAAGAGGAATCTGTAGTGCAACAGTTCTGCCAAGAAGTTGGTGTCAAGAGAAGAGTCCTCAAAGTTTGGATGCACAACAACAAGCACAATCTTGCCAAGAAGAACCTTAATCACTCCAACCCTCAAAACCAAGTTTAATTACAGATCCATTCCATCACCACAACTCCTCATcatcatgaaatgaaattggggtattattaatgtttttcttGGTTGGTAGGAAGAATGTATTAGTTGCCTTTTGGGTTTTAATTtaccttatttattttaggttTTACTACATTTGTTCTTGGGATATTGTGGGATGTGTTAGATTTGAGGTTTTGCATCCTTGGATCTTGCATTTAGGAGTAGGTTTTTGTTTTACTATGTTTTGCAATAATTATAGTTGTAATGTAGTTAATTGGAAACTGGGGTTTTAGGTCTCATGACTTGGATTGGATTTGATTCCTCTTTGTTCAATCTATTCAAGTTTAGAATGGATTTGCACACTCTTCAAGGATCTCTaggtacacatatatattcttattttatacatatatatatatatatatgtgtacaagtgtgcatgtgaaaatttcttattaaatCAAGACCCTCATACTATATCAATCATATTATAGGGATCTTATTATGTGGTTGATcactctttttaaattataaatacattaataatacgataaatgtaatattacttaatcatgtaatattttttttgttttgagtgcacatacacacatatatatatagatataatttataaatttgatgttatTTTATCTTGTATAGAATATTAGAAAtgcaagtgtaatttttcTCCCCTAgctctatttttgtttaaataaagtattaagTGGAATAAAGATTGAGGAtgttaaaggaaaaaatgatgaaattataggtagatcatatgattaataattacttgTTTTCGTCCTTTATGATAACAATAATTTGTGATAGTGGATGCTCACTATTCACTAGCCAACATTCATCAATTTAGTGCCTaattttcacatcacatcCTTACCCAAAATATGCATCAAAATCATTTCTACTCTCTCTTacactaaatattaattaattaagaggTGTTtggaaattcttatttttgaacacttattagtttttttgttaaaaataaattaaaataagtatttgtataattcgcaacttatacttttataaaataatttttttttaaaaactcgTCTTTAGGTAATAGTCGTAAACTTCTTCCACGAACTTTGCAgctaaaattacaactttctGAACAATATATTTCCTACCATGAAAGTAGAATTATTAGTAGTTAGTTCTATTAATTGttgaaatgaattttgaaattttaaacaatgagTTTCAAATTAGTGgtgtgaaatttttaaaagcagaatatttttcttaaaaaatagaataaagtattggaattttttatttgagagaGGAGTTAAAATTGTGTTCCAGGGTGATGTAGCAGCTTTAATGCATATAACTAAAAGCGCATGTATTGTGTCTTTTTCAGTGATGCGTTTTGTCTTAATATTTCAGCACCTACTTAAGGCCAAGCGAACTACAACGCtcatatttatatctatagtaaataaaattgtggTCCCTAACTGATATATGTTTGCCAATTTAAGACTACTCATCCCtaacacatttttttataagttatttatatatatatatataaatatcgcAAACacatatgaatataaattcaCATGAGTTATCAGTTATTGGACAACATGTGATGATATCATCATTTGTTAATTCAATCAGTAGCAGTCCATGTGATACAAATTCATATGAATTGAGTTTTTCAATCAGAATGTTGGACCTAGaatgtgtttgaatttgttatttaaGTGTTTTATGACAAGGGGTTGAGGTTCAGGTCGGAAAGTTCGATTCCTGGCATGACCTGTTCGagtttggataattttttttttaaaaaaaattcaaatattttaagtcAAAATTCGAGTAGATCTTTCTTATTCAaacatccaaaaaaaatttattacatcgAGAATTAACCAATCCCACAACATGGACAAATCCATGCACTgaaacatatgtatatatatggtagAGTAGGCGTGTAGGTATAATTAGTACCTCGTACCGTATATATTTTGTCTTCATTCGTAGCTTGGTTTTCATACCAAAACTATTTctcgtttttatttttttaattataatataaatatcattattatatacaaataaaacaatttgtATACGTATATTCATATTCAACCGTAGGACatgaattttgttattatatgtCCAAAATAACTATGTTAgtattaatatgattaattcaGATAATGAAATTTCGATTTCAATTCGATGGATTTATCAAAATTAGGGGTAACTCTACAGAGGAGAGCAAATGGGAAATGGCCGTCTTCCCGTATTGGCGTTTTACATTTACGATAGACAGATGGAGGTGGAGGTGCAATCTAGAGTTAGAACAGACAATGCATCTAGAGATCCACTTACTGATGCAGTCAAGATGTATGGTTATAGATTGGATGTCGTGGTGTTCGTAACCAGTTGTATCCGTTTTCTTCTCTACTACATATACAGATGAGTTGGTACAGTGAAGCACGTAGGAAATCTATAGATGAAACAAGAATCGATCGTCACAAGGGACTGCAATGGCATTCATATACCAAGACAGGCGAATCACACGGAAGACTGCGATATCATCAGCCGGAGGCAAGCTAACTAAACAAACAGAAAGCCAGCCAGTAGTTGATGAATAACTTGAGTATTACAAAAAGGATGCATGATAACATAGAGAAATTGGAGGAAAATGAGAAATATCAAAACTGAATATACATCACCATTAAGAGGTTTTGAGGCACCAGACAAGTCATGCATATGATAAAACAACGATATACTTAGACAAATTTAAAATCGGCACCTATTTGATTGGCCACTCTAGTCGACTATTCATTCTATCACTGTGCCTTCATGGCACTTAAGGATCTTACACATCAGTTCAAACACCAGTAGCAAGTTTTGTTAGCGTCCGATGCAGAAAACTGGGTTCTTTGGCACCAGGAAAACATGTTTCCCTGATCCCGCCACAGCATTGCCTTGCCTATGTATCCAGTCCCCAAGCATAGTCAAGTCAATTCAGAGACAAGGGAGTAAACCAGAGATCTTTCCAATCCTTCCAAGTTCTTACAGAAATTTAAAGACCTACATGAATCTTATTATCTGACTAATTCACATAGTCGAGCTCTGCCGGGATTAAGTAGTGATTCTGACATAACCCACCCCTGGAACAACGTAAAACCATTAGCCATTGGTGCAAGCAGGAAAACATAGTCATAAGCATCAGCATGGAccagaaatttaaataacaaaccaatctctctcttctctcctCATGTAGACATCCCAGTTTTAGGAACTCGTATATACCATCACCAACTAGCTGTAGAGCTACTTACTAGAGTCACGAACAAAGAGTGTGGATCATCTCACATTTAAAGGGCTTTTCCAATCAATGTGTGCCCTTTAATAATCTTTCATAAATAACAAGCAATTTCTTTCGTTTACTTCCAAAGTCAACAGAACatgaaatgaattttcttttcccctcTTCCATTATATCTGTGTGATATGGTACACACGATTGAAGATCTCATTCACAAACTACTACATTTTTGGCTTGAAGTTTCTCTGCATCCTTGCATGATCAAAAGTGTTGAAGGACACATAAATGAAGCTTTTCAGGTTCCAGAGAAACCATCTAAGTCACCTTAAGTTCAAGGGTGTTTGGTTAACCTTatctaaaacatcttataacatcattcataatataagatatttttagactttataaaaaagttatatcttattaaaaataaacacttgattaaaacttataaattacagaacttataagatgttaataATGACAATTTTGTCATTAGTATGATCATAATTGAAGGAGTTTgttaaaatctcaaaaataaattacaaactaCTCACagtattatttttcaaagaagTTTGTAAGCTCCAAAcgacttattttttaaatcttataagctctttctcaaaaaaaaaaaaaaattatcacactttTCGACATCTTATAACTTGTTccaaagagcttataagctcgtCCAAACACCCCCTTAATGTGTGAATCATCGCAGAATTCACCATGAGATTTAATCCATTTTTCAAGATTAGCAGCCAATCTCCATACTTCATTATGCTATGTGGCTGCCTCAAAGACAATAGGTTTCACTCAAAGAATTAATGAGCATATTATAAAACAGTTATCTAGTGTAGTACATCCCGAATAATTTCAATAGCTCATCTCAATTTCCAAAATGCTTGGTTAAGAAGAGAACAAGTACCTGATCTTTAGCTTTGTTTTTAAAAGGCCCATATAAAGCTGATACCATCTTATACGATTCTGCAATATGTGATTGAAGGTCGCCCAATGTTGGCAATCCAGCTGAAGGATCATGATCTCTCTTTCTATAGGTAGCTTGGTCCTGACTGGAGGTATCAATGATGTGAAGAAGCACATGAGCCTGTAATGCAAGGTGATCTCAGCAAGGAACACTTACAAAAATGCTGAGTATAAGAAAATCACGTCCACAATCTCACATGAAAAGCTGCTTTCAGTATATCATCAGACTTTGCTTGATCCTTGAACAAGGCATAGATATTTCCCTTTGAAGGATTATATGTAATGATGTATCGTTCTTTCTGtcatcaagaaaattgataaaaactTGTAAGTCACGGTAAGAGAATTTTAAGCAATCAAAACTATGCACACATAAATCATCAAATGTAATGCAAGTGGAAATCCATGAACATTAACACATGCAGATTAGGGGAAGATACAGGCTTGACATCAGTATGATTTCCCAGTAATAAGTAATACACCTCAAAAATGGGCTCCACAGCAAGGTATGAATTAGGGTCTTGGAATGCTTCTTTAAATCTTGGCCCTGCAAAACATCAGAATTTATTCTTGATCAATCTATAATCTCCATAAATGCAATAGTAGTAAGATGACAAACAAGCGTGCATGTGCATGCATTCAGAAAGGCTGTGTGAAAGAGAGACAAAGATAGACATGTATTTGCAAGTACCAAGAACAATAGGTCTGTGTTGTTTCCATGGgggaacaaaaatattttccattgAATTTCCCTCTTGCAAACTTGGAACGCGCcctgaaaaatgaagaatacaacaaacaaaagaatcaGAAAGACTTTAATATCTTTCACCGTTgttaaagcaaaagaaaatcatgCCCTACTTTCTCCAACATGAAGGCAAATTCCAGACTCACCTAGATTTGCTGAAAAGTGATTATACTGGTAAATGAGctctcaaaatttcaagattaGAAATGCAAGTTTAGCCACTCTATAAAGCCATAAAACATAGCTAATGTTGGTAATGGCTATATCATGAACCACCTCCATAGTTCATCTACAACTACACTACAATCATGCCGTCAAGTTACTTTGTCAATGGTAACAGAAAACAATCATGCTTCAGGTTTCCCTCATGTTAAGTCCCTTTATTTGGGCCGtctacattttcttttagccTAATGAGAGACCACACGCCAGCGGgagagaggaaaaaag encodes:
- the LOC105169048 gene encoding zinc-finger homeodomain protein 4, coding for MELPSHQEGDEMPIPLNSMIHHHGHGHMIHHHDPASHIIPSSGGGPPHQIPSNGPPISHDHEHDHDHDHEHLPFKKMVRYRECLKNHAASMGGNATDGCGEFMPSGEEGTLEALTCSACNCHRNFHRKEVEGEPSSCDGCYPNPRMGRKLFMGGHHNALAYHHHHHHGAPLISSRPVPPHQMIMSYNMAGSLPSESDEHEDGGGGGGGVVVRPTPVVKKRFRTKFTQEQKEKMLSFAEKVGWKIQKQEESVVQQFCQEVGVKRRVLKVWMHNNKHNLAKKNLNHSNPQNQV